A DNA window from Sphaeramia orbicularis chromosome 22, fSphaOr1.1, whole genome shotgun sequence contains the following coding sequences:
- the zfyve21 gene encoding zinc finger FYVE domain-containing protein 21 isoform X2, whose amino-acid sequence MSSVPDGKKLVRSPSGLRMVPENGAFNSPFSLDEPQWVPDKECPRCMQCDTKFDFIRRKHHCRRCGRCFCDKCCSKKVALPRMCFVDPVRQCAECSLVSQREMEFYDKQLKVLLGGGTFVVTLGTSEKSETMTCRLSNNHRYLFLDGESHFEVELSRISSMQILTDGTSPGENDIHTYTSLLDSHCISEGWRRFTPHICRQCVVVRLRPSIPSVFFRPGFLFSPACMKTLFTESQKPKNLKRK is encoded by the exons ATGTCTTCAGTGCCTGATGGAAAGAAACTAGTCCGGAGCCCCAGCGGCCTTCGCATGGTGCCGGAAAACGGAGCCTTTAACAGCCCTTTCTCTCTGGACGAGCCGCAGTGGGTCCCGGATAAAGAG TGCCCGAGATGCATGCAGTGTGACACTAAGTTCGACTTCATCAGAAGAAAG CACCACTGTCGACGCTGCGGCCGCTGTTTCTGCGATAAATGCTGCAGTAAGAAGGTGGCGCTGCCGCGAATGTGCTTTGTTGATCCGGTTCGACAGTGTGCAGAATGCAGCCTGGTCTCCCAGAGAGAGATGGAGTTCTATGATAAGCAGCTCAAAGTGCTGCTGGGAG GCGGCACATTCGTCGTCACTTTGGGAACGTCAGAGAAGTCTGAAACTATGACGTGTCGCCTCTCCAACAACCACAG GTATTTGTTCCTGGACGGTGAGAGTCACTTTGAGGTGGAGCTGTCTCGGATCTCCAGTATGCAGATTCTGACAGATGGGACGAGTCCAGGAG AGAATGACATTCACACTTACACCAGTCTGCTGGACAGTCACTGTATCTCTGAAGGTTGGCGTCGATTCACTCCACACATCTGCCGTCAGTGTGTGGTTGTTCGTCTCCGTCCCTCCATCCCCTCTGTGTTTTTCAGACCTGGTTTCTTGTTTTCTCCTGCATGCATGAAAACACTCTTCACTGAATCCCAAAAGCCCAAAAATCTTAAGAGAAAATGA
- the zfyve21 gene encoding zinc finger FYVE domain-containing protein 21 isoform X3, with the protein MSSVPDGKKLVRSPSGLRMVPENGAFNSPFSLDEPQWVPDKECPRCMQCDTKFDFIRRKHHCRRCGRCFCDKCCSKKVALPRMCFVDPVRQCAECSLVSQREMEFYDKQLKVLLGGGTFVVTLGTSEKSETMTCRLSNNHRYLFLDGESHFEVELSRISSMQILTDGTSPGGGTSRASGMLLHYKPMGSQDAQQLRMEAADDKKVASLWLAAMHKAAKLLYEARDQ; encoded by the exons ATGTCTTCAGTGCCTGATGGAAAGAAACTAGTCCGGAGCCCCAGCGGCCTTCGCATGGTGCCGGAAAACGGAGCCTTTAACAGCCCTTTCTCTCTGGACGAGCCGCAGTGGGTCCCGGATAAAGAG TGCCCGAGATGCATGCAGTGTGACACTAAGTTCGACTTCATCAGAAGAAAG CACCACTGTCGACGCTGCGGCCGCTGTTTCTGCGATAAATGCTGCAGTAAGAAGGTGGCGCTGCCGCGAATGTGCTTTGTTGATCCGGTTCGACAGTGTGCAGAATGCAGCCTGGTCTCCCAGAGAGAGATGGAGTTCTATGATAAGCAGCTCAAAGTGCTGCTGGGAG GCGGCACATTCGTCGTCACTTTGGGAACGTCAGAGAAGTCTGAAACTATGACGTGTCGCCTCTCCAACAACCACAG GTATTTGTTCCTGGACGGTGAGAGTCACTTTGAGGTGGAGCTGTCTCGGATCTCCAGTATGCAGATTCTGACAGATGGGACGAGTCCAGGAG ggGGGACGTCCCGGGCCAGTGGGATGCTGCTCCACTATAAACCCATGGGCAGCCAGGATGCCCAGCAGCTCCGCATGGAGGCCGCCGACGACAAGAAGGTGGCCTCGCTATGGCTGGCTGCCATGCACAAG GCGGCCAAACTGCTGTACGAAGCCCGGGACCAGTGA
- the zfyve21 gene encoding zinc finger FYVE domain-containing protein 21 isoform X1: MSSVPDGKKLVRSPSGLRMVPENGAFNSPFSLDEPQWVPDKECPRCMQCDTKFDFIRRKHHCRRCGRCFCDKCCSKKVALPRMCFVDPVRQCAECSLVSQREMEFYDKQLKVLLGGGTFVVTLGTSEKSETMTCRLSNNHRYLFLDGESHFEVELSRISSMQILTDGTSPGENDIHTYTSLLDSHCISEGGTSRASGMLLHYKPMGSQDAQQLRMEAADDKKVASLWLAAMHKAAKLLYEARDQ, translated from the exons ATGTCTTCAGTGCCTGATGGAAAGAAACTAGTCCGGAGCCCCAGCGGCCTTCGCATGGTGCCGGAAAACGGAGCCTTTAACAGCCCTTTCTCTCTGGACGAGCCGCAGTGGGTCCCGGATAAAGAG TGCCCGAGATGCATGCAGTGTGACACTAAGTTCGACTTCATCAGAAGAAAG CACCACTGTCGACGCTGCGGCCGCTGTTTCTGCGATAAATGCTGCAGTAAGAAGGTGGCGCTGCCGCGAATGTGCTTTGTTGATCCGGTTCGACAGTGTGCAGAATGCAGCCTGGTCTCCCAGAGAGAGATGGAGTTCTATGATAAGCAGCTCAAAGTGCTGCTGGGAG GCGGCACATTCGTCGTCACTTTGGGAACGTCAGAGAAGTCTGAAACTATGACGTGTCGCCTCTCCAACAACCACAG GTATTTGTTCCTGGACGGTGAGAGTCACTTTGAGGTGGAGCTGTCTCGGATCTCCAGTATGCAGATTCTGACAGATGGGACGAGTCCAGGAG AGAATGACATTCACACTTACACCAGTCTGCTGGACAGTCACTGTATCTCTGAAG ggGGGACGTCCCGGGCCAGTGGGATGCTGCTCCACTATAAACCCATGGGCAGCCAGGATGCCCAGCAGCTCCGCATGGAGGCCGCCGACGACAAGAAGGTGGCCTCGCTATGGCTGGCTGCCATGCACAAG GCGGCCAAACTGCTGTACGAAGCCCGGGACCAGTGA